In Flavobacterium lacustre, a genomic segment contains:
- a CDS encoding PepSY domain-containing protein, giving the protein MKKVFLAMAIAFSATLFAQTEAKEKEKKVTVPSAVSSAFAKEFPGKKAGWGMEDGGYEAEFKINGSDASAVYDKAGHRKALEVTIKTAELPVNALQYVKNNHPATKITEAAKITDDKNVVTYEAEIGKDGKTYDVLFDASGKFIKIVEGD; this is encoded by the coding sequence ATGAAAAAAGTATTTTTAGCAATGGCAATCGCATTCAGTGCAACACTTTTTGCACAAACTGAAGCAAAAGAAAAAGAAAAAAAAGTAACCGTTCCTAGTGCAGTAAGTAGTGCTTTTGCAAAAGAATTCCCAGGGAAAAAGGCTGGATGGGGAATGGAAGATGGTGGTTATGAAGCCGAATTTAAAATAAATGGTAGTGATGCCTCTGCTGTTTATGATAAAGCGGGTCATCGTAAAGCTTTGGAAGTTACTATTAAAACTGCCGAACTTCCTGTTAATGCTTTGCAGTATGTAAAGAATAATCACCCAGCAACTAAAATTACGGAAGCTGCAAAAATCACTGATGACAAAAATGTAGTTACCTATGAAGCTGAAATTGGGAAAGATGGTAAAACATATGATGTACTTTTTGATGCATCAGGAAAATTTATAAAAATTGTAGAAGGGGATTAG